In Ovis canadensis isolate MfBH-ARS-UI-01 breed Bighorn chromosome 15, ARS-UI_OviCan_v2, whole genome shotgun sequence, the genomic stretch aaaattattagtataatataGTGGGTTGGTCAGAAATTATACCAGTGaaaggttttcatttgttgggccaatatttgctgctaagtctccatattccttgcccttatacaaatatataactagcatataggagaaataagtattaacctttaagaataatcatgttaaaccttaggctaagtaaattcctttcttgattataaccccctgcaccctcaccctataggaatgcaactttatctggtaccttcggagggtggtgcctggtttaagaaaaaatcacccctggaaaaaataagttttctggttgactgaccgttatcagaaagggccataaaatgtcagcaggcctcatggccagaagatgatgtaaaacccctaagacctttgtataattttatatgaagcacctgattttgacaagggtcaggtctgctgacctcatgtgactctgtattcatccctatgtataacaaaaagtatctAAGCatatctgaaaataaagaaaacggatcagtttctggaaagacggaTTCCCctgtgtcattctttctttccctttttggctgaattcccatctggagcgtggatgctcgccatgtctacttacttgccctggcttctaagacccaagcCAGAGGGAGCCCAgggtggggcaccctctgctattcaagtgggcgccggtggcctacgtagatggtgcaaattccttgtcttggagttttactggtattccatgtaaaccaagttattcagcctctttttctctactaattttcctactacactattcttttctaaccTTTcgttatatttctaattaaatagcttttcCTAAAACACCAACTCcttctccccttcgaattaccctggatccaccagggctggaccccggcactcacCAATGAAACCTGTTGCAGTCCTTTTTAACTTCCAAAACTGTGGCCTAAAATAAGAATCTCTGCTAATTTGGTCCATACCAGTGTTTGGCCTAATCTAACATTATGTTCCTTCCACCATGCCTCCTCACTCTTAATAACCATACATGGTCCCCATATGACGCTCTGTGAAAATCAGAGACTCAGCACTGACAGAGCATGGCATACCTACACATGGGCACAGTTCATGGGTCACTCCACTGGGGTCTCACCTTCTGGGGACTCCTGGGACACATGTATACAGGTCTAGAAGCAAAGAGAGGCAGTTGGGGTGGGTCCTGAAGAGCGTGTGCAGTGAAGCGGACAATGGCAGCCTCAGAAGAGGCCGTAACCCTCCCCTCAGGCAATGCTGGCTTATCTGCCTTGTCTGCGCGGTCGTCTCCAGTGGGAAGATCAGAGCGCAACACCACTCCTCTTGGCCATAcagatttattgttttaatttttaggtcCCTTGTTTTAAATTTTCCCCAGTCAATTCCCTCTCTTTAAACAGTAGGTACTATACAAGGCCAGCTGATATTAGTTGTGTTTTTAGCAAACTCATCTCTGTAGGTATAGAGATAAGGGCAGACACAGAAAATTTGAAGTCTCagtaagtaattaacctccaattaaaataaataaatttatattaaaaaataattttttttaaaagaaaatttgaagtcGTGTATATAGCACTCAAGTTGGGAATTTGAATCCTTTATTAGTAGAAGGTAGGGGTGTCAAGGGAAAACTGAGCCAAAGCTGAGTTGGGACCAGGAATGGAGAGAAACCCATATAAATGTTCTGCAGCTTAGTGGGGTAAGGGAACTGTTTAGCAGGTACTTGTATGTTATTCTTGAGTTGtgcttttctttaattctttagttCATGAACATTATTGATAAATGCTAACACCAAGACTCTGTATTTTGTGAGAAAATGATGGTTTATACATGCTTCTATGTGTGGGTATAAGTAAATCCAATATTTGCCTGTTGAAGTCCTAAACTCCTTACCTCAGTCTGTCACTGAATTTAGAAATAGGGTGTTTGAGGGGGCAAGTGTAGGGTGGGGCCTTAATTCAAAATGATTGTGTATGTTGATGAGAGAAGCCTCAGAAGGAAAAAACCCTGGATACACCTTGATTTCAAACACAAAGCATCCAGGacagtgagaaaatacatttgtgCTGTTCAGCCACACAGTGTTATGAGGTTTGTTATGGCAGCTTTGGCAAAAGTATATCACCAGTTatcagcatatatatgtatatatgttagtgtatatgtgtatattgggGTGTGCATATGTTTATAAACTCATTAAGAAACCGATGGATGATCACTATCCTCATCTGCAAAAACTACACAGTTGCTTGTTGACCATAATCTTTTTTTATGAAAtatccaagaagaaataaaaggtataaaattaaaaataaaaatcttgtatCCTGAAGATACAAATATCCTGAAATCTTGTATCCTGAAATGTTGTAACCTTTTTATATGGAGACAATAACATAAGTCTTAATTTCTTCACCTCAGTGTTTAGAGTGAAAATGTACTTTATGAACAAACTGATTTTTTCCCAAACACTCTTCTGATTGCCTCTTTGACATCTTTGTTCCTTAAACTGTAGATGACAGGATTTAGCATGGGAATCACAATGCTATAAAATATTGACACAATCATGTCATGGTCTAAAGCATAGCTGTAACTTGGTCTCAAGTACATGAAGAGGATGGTCCCATGGTAAATGGACACTCCCGTTAGGTGAGAGCCACATGTAGAAAAgactttccttctgccttcagcgGAACGCATCCTCAGCATGGCCAGCAGAATGAAGCCATAGGAGATGAGGACAATCAGGACAGTGACCATCTCAATAGAGCCCATAAGGCAAAAGAGCAGAAGCTGGTTCGTGTGAGTGTCAGAGCAAGAAATAGCGAGGAGGGGAGGGATGTCACAGAAGACATGTCTGATTTCACTGGAGGCACAGAAGGAGAGGCTGAAAGTGGCCACTGTGTGTACAGTAGCATGCAAGATGCCACCCACATAGGAAGCAATGATGAGTGGCACATAGACTCTGGGTGCCATGCTGACTGAATACAGGAGGGGGTCGTagatggccacatagcgatcATGGGCCATTGCAGCCAGAAGAAGGCACTCTGTGGTCCCAAAAGTAACTAAAAGAAGTGTCTGTGTTACACACTCAGGAtatgaaatagttttattttccacCAGGAAATTGACTATCATTTTTGGAGTGACAACTGAAGAACAGCAGGCATCCAAGAATGATAACACACTCAGAAAATAGTACATAGGATTGTGGAGCCTGGAATCCACAATGACCAAGGAAACCAATCCCAAATTCCCTATCAGTGTAAAAAGATAGGTTGCTAGAaatagtaaaaatagaaaaatttgaaCGTCAGAATCATCTGTAAACCCCATCAATATAAACATGGTaatttcagtcacattttttaccTGAACCCTGTATAAATCTAAATCTGATAGTGGCCCTGACATTTcagcttttattgtttttgttctaAAGGCAGTATATAGTGAATATAAAGTCCACACAATTATACCCTCCTATCTGTTTCTTAGAAGGGTATATTGAATCCTAAAATTATTTGCAATGAGGGAATAAGCAGGGATTAAACATTGAGTTCAAGTGGATGTATCAccctgtaaaaataaataaattaattattgtCAGTTAAATTTGTTCCATTAAAATTTTTGCCAGTTTAGTTTATTTTCTGTTAAACTTAGTGCTTACTGTTTTAAcattacatcattttaaaaatcacaaatgcaaataaatatagGAAGTTTTAAATTAACAAATAATGGAAAGTACACATCTGAGTGCTAATCCTAGATTTTCATCAGTGATTAtacctttctttcattttgcaaCGTATAAATGGGAGCAAACACACATCATAAGATTGTGTtgaatttaaatgataaaaaccaATGTGGAAATTATTAAGCTTTAAAGAATGTCCAGATGACTAAATGGGATGTTAGACTTTCTTTTCAACTAGTGCACGAGGCAGCTTTTCCAAGCCAAATCATTTTATGTCCTCTTTTCTGACTACTTTCCCTGCGTAGCACTGCTGGAACAGTGGTGAACAGAACATTATTCTGCGGGTAAATGCAGTATGAACAAGAGCAGCAAGTGGTTGCTGTTTTTGTGGTTTTGCCTTTCAGCAGTCATTCTTTGAAAAACAACATTCAGTGTGCTCATTTTCTCCCCCACAATCTAttataatgttttcttgactACCAACTGAAATTTTCTATACAAACGTTGTATCTCTGCAAAGTCCTTGCATGTGTGTCTGAGACATATTCTGAGCAAAAATAAACTATGGGACGTTCATTCCATATATTATAGTTGCATATGGAGTTTCTATAAATACTGTAAACCAAATGTCACCTGATGATACATAATAAAGTTCTTTCTCTAATGCATTGCTAAAAGTATAATATCCTGATTAAATCACAATGTAGTGTTTTATCACTGCTATATTTCCCTATGCTGGCAGTGTTGCTCATTCAAAGGAATATGAAAACAAGGAAAACGTACCATACATAATCAAAATGTTGATGAGTCACCAGTATCTGGTCCTACAGCTTCCATCTTTGAAACATAAGTATTGCATCTATATTATAGGAGCAAGATTTCAGCCTGTTAACTTTTGTTCTTCCTCAGCGTTCCATAGACCAATATGCATTAAGGGTGTGCAAAATCTGTAGTGCAGAGGACTGGGTTGAATtcaatgatttaaaaatgatttatattcTTAACATGaaacattatattttcttttgtttagacTTCCTTATACCAAGAGGAGAAGCAAATGAttgttagaagaaaaaaaaaaaaacgaaaaaacaAAAGTTGTATGTCTTCGCTTTCCCAGAAACTTCCTTCTAACACACATAacaagtagtaataataataataataataatagcacaaTGTAtgtgctgagtcatttcagtcttctccaactttgcaaccctatggaccatagtccgtagtctgccaggctcctctgtctgtagattttccaggcaaaaatactggagtgtgtcaccatgccctccttcagggactcttcctgacccaggctgtTCTATCTTGATCACTGCAGGAACCCACGGCTCTTACGTCTGCAGTATcgttaggtgggttctttaccacgggtGCCTCCTGGGAGGCCACGACAACAGCATAATACACAAAAGTATTAGGATAAACCAGTTTAGTTTGAAAGATACATTAGTAAAATAACTTATAAAACcacaataataatattaaataatgtaTAGATTatcacaaaaatatatttatgttttaaaattttctcattttctttcaccctcatctatttctgtctcttgctcttctctctctcttttctctctttcaagaAAAGAGGTATAGTGTACAAAAGTGTTTACCAGAGCGTGCCAGATACAAAACAGGAATTAGGCAAATAGGAAAACACAcagtgtaaagaaaaaaaaaaacgatgcaagcaaaatttgaaaaatgtacCAATAGTTCCTCTACCAACCCTTGCCCAACATGAGTTGAACTGTGTAGATACACTTAAACATGgtgtttttcaataaatatttgaaaaaaatttggaGATTTGCAACAGTTTGAAAAGCTTTATAGAACTATGTagcctaaaaatattttaaaaatgaaagattattTAGGTATGTCATGAATGCATGAAACCTATACAGATGCCAGTCTATcttcatatatgcattaatataaaattaataatctgTTAGTTTTCTCACTATTTTACAATTTTACTTTCGAGAAATTACTTGACTTTACAGAATGCTTCTCTTATTTAAATGGAGAAACCTGTGTATTGCCTGATCATTAtaggtattttttaatgtaacaatGTTTTCAGTAACTGTATTATGAATATGACTGTAATATCATATGCCATAAAATGTAAGGACTTTATCTCCTGCATCCAAGGTGCTCCAGCACAGGCACTTCTATCAACTAATATTTCAGGAAATTAGAACTGATTATATCTAGCAAATATTACTTTAAGAGATAGAGCATAGAAAACCAAAAATATGGATTCCAAGTTTTTAACAAAATAGCCACATTCTGGAAAACTAAAACCAAATCAGTTCCTCAACTCTCATACAGTAAGAAAACATGCAGAACTTAATATCTGTGAAAAAAATACTACAAACACCAGccttgaaaagaaggaaagacgTGGTAGCAGTTACCATGTGTTATTAAGGTTTAGAAAATGTGTGTACTTCATCTTAAGTGATCTACATAGCAACCTGCAGCTAAGTAATCCAgcattttatacatgagaaacCTAAGGACTAGCTAGACACATAAGTTAACCAAGCTTACATAATAAGTTACtagcagagtcaggattcaaattcAGGATTTTTTGTTCCCGCATGTTAAGCTATTTCCCCTTGACCATATTGCAGACTCTTCGTGCTATGTCATAGTTCTGGAAATGGCATACCTTAGAAATAATGCCAAATAATATCTTCATGtatttgaattcatttattca encodes the following:
- the LOC138420727 gene encoding olfactory receptor 5T9-like, with amino-acid sequence MSGPLSDLDLYRVQVKNVTEITMFILMGFTDDSDVQIFLFLLFLATYLFTLIGNLGLVSLVIVDSRLHNPMYYFLSVLSFLDACCSSVVTPKMIVNFLVENKTISYPECVTQTLLLVTFGTTECLLLAAMAHDRYVAIYDPLLYSVSMAPRVYVPLIIASYVGGILHATVHTVATFSLSFCASSEIRHVFCDIPPLLAISCSDTHTNQLLLFCLMGSIEMVTVLIVLISYGFILLAMLRMRSAEGRRKVFSTCGSHLTGVSIYHGTILFMYLRPSYSYALDHDMIVSIFYSIVIPMLNPVIYSLRNKDVKEAIRRVFGKKSVCS